A genomic window from Trueperella bialowiezensis includes:
- the tsaE gene encoding tRNA (adenosine(37)-N6)-threonylcarbamoyltransferase complex ATPase subunit type 1 TsaE — protein sequence MSSYGEQGAGRGKNGDKPRKAVVMVRIVAPTVEAMHRVGQAIGTHAMPGDLVMLSGPLGAGKTTMTQGIARGLGVSGHVSSPTFVIAQIHQGRFDLVHVDAYRLESMDELDALDLDTSLDESLTVVEWGTGKVESLASSRLEIDIARPLGGADSSTDLAADEPRTLTLNPVGPRAEALARSVVDAVGDLVETAE from the coding sequence ATGTCGTCATACGGCGAGCAGGGTGCCGGGCGTGGGAAGAATGGCGATAAGCCGAGAAAGGCAGTGGTTATGGTGCGGATCGTGGCACCGACGGTTGAAGCAATGCACCGGGTTGGTCAGGCCATCGGAACCCATGCCATGCCGGGTGATCTCGTCATGCTCAGCGGGCCACTTGGGGCAGGGAAGACGACGATGACCCAAGGGATCGCACGCGGCCTTGGCGTGAGCGGCCACGTCTCATCGCCAACATTCGTCATTGCACAGATTCACCAAGGACGCTTCGACCTCGTCCACGTGGATGCTTACAGGCTTGAATCCATGGATGAACTGGACGCGCTCGATCTTGATACCTCGCTCGATGAATCTCTCACGGTTGTTGAATGGGGAACGGGCAAGGTGGAATCTTTAGCGTCTTCGCGGCTCGAAATTGACATCGCCCGGCCGCTCGGAGGTGCAGATTCGAGCACAGACCTAGCAGCAGACGAGCCGCGTACGCTGACGTTGAATCCTGTTGGCCCCAGAGCCGAAGCACTTGCACGTAGCGTTGTCGATGCGGTTGGCGACCTTGTGGAAACGGCGGAATAA